In the Oscarella lobularis chromosome 14, ooOscLobu1.1, whole genome shotgun sequence genome, one interval contains:
- the LOC136195115 gene encoding uncharacterized protein, giving the protein MSGLSDRLGSRISVISKSQERFEGVLHEIDPKAKTVTLSEVKFHGTENRLVDEAHPTVSVKYAVFDKADLVVFEPLREKTSKTPTVVFPRKSAPLATLTQHRSHVSRERSSRLSLRDRCRARLSKIHDVRVDKEKEFTRIFVGSSRSLVQCGDLIEETEHWINFDATIGMSSVLTINGMIKSGKSTWLNGVLPGLIKKHPKYGLNSNHPAIIWKLNLEKLGCSTPDHLMVGLIQEMNDLAKELHVKLPHLSTIRNADDYKSFLGRNSGGAYLNDLLEGLEALTAESEHPLFILINEVQRFFFWPAKGGGLDKEKVATMRWVYKNLVTFGEPGKPHKVRFAVTGSCMMSALMNIHQCPTNGTNITVYQLDLPCSVPTVALNALRVSLSSPSLEKEIKNFCSRSPALMIHLMAKFYFLKKTAASIESVREFCFDEIEKEIAAELWAETFPFLQDLDINERLLLRSVGLDFQGVPRSALYNGRVFKGLYKHLEPFLRPIRTVSLEVDKAEGESASTPKEEHVYVAYVPFQAFVTSAISSSGLLPERPLLFLGACKNNLFYHLFRSVMLDFGEGLINEIDAGNANDAGSPLNKPLDDIVEQCRNAGLSLDDLKNCALCDYIGELEECGLRKVQGISKKYSVLKDHLPKKFNHRDVCRSIIVALKNALVHTATEREHVQKLLLLLPFKFFEALLLIQTACEDMPRQ; this is encoded by the exons ATGAGCGGACTCAGCGACCGTCTAGGAAGTCGAATAAGCGTGATATCGAAATCGCAGGAACGCTTCGAGGGCGTCTTACACGAAATCGATCCTAAAGCGAAGACGGTGACCCTCTCTGAAG TCAAGTTTCACGGCACAGAGAATCGCCTTGTCGACGAAGCACATCCAACCGTTTCAGTCAAATATGCCGTCTTTGACAAGGCcgacctcgtcgtcttcgagccGCTTCGCGAAAAAACTTCGAAGACTCCAACAGTCGTATTCCCAAGAAAATCAGCTCCTCTTGCAACGCTGACTCAGCATCGTTCGCACGTGTCGCGTGAACGTTCGTCAAG GTTATCGTTACGCGATCGCTGCCGAGCTCGTTTGAGCAAAATTCATGACGTCCGCGTTGACAAAGAGAAGGAATTCACGCGAATCTTTGTTGGGTCTTCACGCAGTCTCGTTCAATGCGGCGATTTGATTGAGGAGACAGAGCATTGGATAAATTTCGATGCCACGATAGGTATGTCGTCAGTCCTCACTATAAACGGGATGATAAAATCAG GAAAATCAACGTGGTTGAACGGCGTTTTGCCGGGCCTCATCAAAAAACACCCAAAGTATGGGCTCAATTCAAATCACCCGGCAATAATTTGGAAACTGAATCTTGAGAAGCTGGGTTGTTCCACTCCTGATCACTTGATGGTGGGCTTAATTCAGGAAATGAACGATCTGGCCAAAGAGCTGCACGTCAAGCTTCCCCATCTATCCACTATCAGAAATGCAGATGATTATAAAAGTTTTCTGGGACGTAATAGCGGCGGCGCCTATCTCAATGATCTCTTAGAAGGCTTAGAAGCTCTGACAGCTGAGTCAGAGCATCCTCTCTTCATCCTTATTAATGAAGTGCaacggtttttcttttggccGGCAAAGGGCGGAGGTCTTGACAAGGAAAAGGTGGCCACCATGAGATGGGTCTACAAAAATCTTGTCACCTTTGGAGAACCTGGAAAGCCTCACAAAGTCCGCTTTGCTGTAACCGGGTCATGCATGATGTCAGCTCTGATGAATATTCATCAATGTCCCACAAATGGGACGAATATTACTGTTTATCAATTGGATCTTCCTTGCAGTGTTCCCACCGTAGCGCTCAACGCATTGCGCGTTTCCTTATCAAGCCCTTCtttggaaaaggaaataaagAATTTCTGCAGTCGCTCTCCAGCGCTAATGATCCATCTTATGGCGAAGTTCTACTTCCTGAAAAAGACAGCTGCTTCTATCGAGTCTGTCAGAGAGTTCTGCTTTGACGAAATTGAGAAGGAAATTGCGGCGGAACTTTGGGCAGAGACGTTCCCTTTCCTGCAAGATCTTGACATCAACGAGCGATTGCTGCTCCGAAGCGTGGGGCTTGATTTTCAAGGCGTTCCAAGATCCGCGCTATACAATGGGAGAGTTTTCAAGGGCTTGTATAAGCATTTAGAGCCGTTTTTGAGACCGATTCGGACCGTTTCGTTGGAGGTTGACAAAGCAGAAGGAgagagcgcgtcgacgccgaaagaaGAGCACGTCTATGTGGCATATGTTCCGTTTCAGGCTTTCGTTACCTCTGCTATCTCATCGTCTGGGCTTCTCCCTGAAAGGCCTCTTTTATTTCTAGGCGCCTGCAAGAACAATCTCTTCTATCATCTATTTCGCTCCGTCATGTTGGATTTTGGGGAAGGTCTCATTAACGAAATTGATGCGGGAAACGCCAATGATGCTGGATCTCCTTTGAATAAGCCTCTCGATGATATTGTCGAACAGTGCAGGAACGCGGGGCTTTCTTTGGACGATTTAAAAAACTGCGCGTTATGTGATTATATCGGGGAGTTGGAGGAATGCGGCCTTCGCAAGGTTCAAGGCATTTCTAAGAAGTATTCAGTGTTGAAAGATCATCTCCCAAAGAAGTTCAATCATCGCGATGTGTGCAGAAGCATAATAGTTGCACTGAAGAATGCTTTAGTACATACTGCGACGGAGAGAGAACACGTGCAGAaactgttgctgctgcttccgtTTAAGTTTTTCGAAGCTCTGCTA
- the LOC136195055 gene encoding uncharacterized protein, translated as MAKVTSVILLICFILAHWVASGRGLGHHAPAEGSIYLSSDDNSNTPSLLLNSPGDVKISCAGHLDVFKCPLTQKYDLSRGLVAHYTFDDPSNLGQDSTSNAYDGQVVGTIHQSPGKVGNGSALFNGTFASSKAHHYISIPNILNRNAYTVALWTRLKAPDSHTSFLMLHGGAGFVNSNGQRRYDWGQSSFWFYTSHSLLAVIQNSYDMRYNDFPRPTTYPNLVPRMQNSLSREVLNESTWHHIATTFSEGRVSVYRDGKLAYEFSNISPVPVTPASQRMFIGDCLCTDVSHSTSYEINGLIDDYRIYNRALSDKEIMQLAGSL; from the coding sequence ATGGCAAAGGTCACCTCTGTTATTCTCCTAATCTGTTTCATTCTGGCTCACTGGGTGGCTTCAGGACGAGGATTGGGTCACCATGCGCCAGCCGAGGGAAGCATCTATTTGTCTTCAGATGACAACTCGAATACGCCATCTCTCCTACTCAACTCACCAGGAGACGTTAAAATCAGCTGCGCCGGGCACTTAGACGTATTCAAATGCCCACTCACTCAAAAATACGACTTATCACGCGGTCTAGTCGCGCACTACACGTTCGACGACCCATCGAATCTCGGACAGGACTCGACATCGAACGCTTACGACGGTCAAGTTGTCGGCACAATTCATCAATCTCCAGGCAAAGTAGGCAACGGGTCTGCGCTATTCAACGGCACATTCGCCAGCAGCAAGGCTCACCATTACATCAGCATTCCTAATATTCTAAACAGAAATGCCTATACAGTGGCACTTTGGACTCGATTGAAGGCGCCCGATTCCCATACGAGTTTTCTGATGCTTCACGGCGGAGCTGGGTTCGTCAATTCGAACGGACAAAGGCGTTACGATTGGGGCCAATCGTCCTTTTGGTTTTACACGAGTCACTCTCTTCTAGCCGTCATACAAAATTCGTACGATATGCGATACAATGATTTTCCGCGTCCGACGACTTATCCGAATCTGGTTCCTCGTATGCAGAACAGCCTGAGTCGAGAGGTTCTCAACGAATCGACTTGGCATCACATtgcgacgactttctctGAGGGCCGTGTCTCGGTGTACAGGGACGGAAAGTTGGCGTACGAGTTTTCGAACATTTCTCCTGTTCCTGTTACTCCAGCGTCGCAGCGCATGTTCATTGGAGATTGCCTATGTACAGATGTTAGTCATTCGACTTCGTATGAAATAAATGGCCTCATCGATGACTATCGCATATACAATCGGGCGTTGTCAGACAAAGAAATAATGCAGTTGGCTGGGAGTTTGTGA
- the LOC136195054 gene encoding probable methyltransferase-like protein 25: MDLLTRDEIEAKLDRLLAFLNPLRSLLNAHVNSFFTDDHWQLIPAAWKEKLSVLSEEELTLLPSGKLDLEWLQNISELSLPRKNRAIGTPVKEIKGFAMSSKKKHEIEIFASLINEISKAKEIRQIVEAGSGRGYLSQTLASDERVRVLAIEGSSQKTKSGKERETLLERKQKKSKLDNHKTITHWITNETTDFLADINEDEFLDADEAVGLVGLHACGSLSSSLQEIYLSSKSIRCLCYVGCCYHLDEKFPLSSHLKRKRIKMSRNERMIAQSAPDKDNYPSLSLFYRAVLEVFLRDRLGVGEIERTKYRVGKLYRRVDSFPDYVFGALDRPCQFSRDDVTRFYEDFEPLKKRLEIFCQIQSAFGPCLESLILMDRLLHLLESHDVVRATILPVFDSKISPRNQAIISWKSY, encoded by the coding sequence ATGGATTTACTTACAAGGGATGAAATTGAAGCTAAATTAGACCGCCTTCTTGCGTTTCTGAATCCACTTAGAAGTCTTCTGAACGCTCACGTGAATAGCTTCTTTACCGACGACCACTGGCAACTGATCCCGGCTGCATGGAAGGAAAAACTGAGCGTTCtaagcgaagaagaactcACGTTGCTTCCAAGCGGAAAGCTCGACCTTGAATGGCTACAAAATATAAGCGAATTAAGCCTACcgagaaaaaatagagcGATTGGGACTCCGgtgaaagaaatcaaaggcTTTGCCATGAgttcaaaaaagaaacacgAGATCGAAATTTTTGCTTCTCTAATTAACGAAATAAGCAAAGCCAAAGAAATCCGACAAATCGTGGAAGCAGGtagtgggcgtggctactTGAGTCAAACTTTGGCATCAGACGAACGCGTGCGCGTCCTGGCAATCGAGGGATCGAgccagaaaacgaaaagcggcaaagaacgagaaacgctcctagaaagaaaacagaaaaaatcaaaactaGACAACCACAAAACAATAACCCATTGGATCACCAACGAAACGACCGACTTCTTAGCAGATATAAACGAggacgaatttctcgacgccgacgaagctGTAGGCCTCGTGGGCCTTCACGCTTGCGGCAGCTTGTCCTCGTCTCTTCAAGAGATCTATTTGTCGAGCAAATCAATTCGATGCCTATGCTACGTGGGATGTTGCTACCACTTGGACGAAAAATTTCCCCTCAGTTCGCACTTGAAACGAAAGCGCATCAAAATGTCGAGAAACGAACGCATGATCGCTCAGTCGGCTCCGGATAAGGACAACTATCCGTCTTTGTCCTTATTCTAtagagccgttctcgaagTATTTCTCAGAGATCGACTCGGCGTGGGGGAGATTGAACGAACGAAATATCGCGTGGGAAAATTGTAtcgacgcgtcgattcgtttccGGATTACGTGTTTGGCGCGTTGGATCGTCCGTGTCAATTTtctcgcgatgacgtcacgagatTTTATGAGGACTTTGAACCGTTGAAGAAACGCTTGGAAATCTTCTGTCAAATTCAATCGGCATTTGGACCGTGTCTCGAGTCGTTGATACTCATGGATAgactactgcatctactcgaatcgcacgacgtcgtacgAGCGACTATCTTGCCGGTTTTTGATAGTAAAATATCGCCGCGAAATCAAGCAATCATTAGCTGGAAATCATACTAA
- the LOC136195051 gene encoding uncharacterized protein: protein MSELSDRVGNRISVISKSQERFEGILRAIDSNAQTVTLSEVKFHGTENRFVDKRRPTVSVKSAVFDKADLVVFEPPRKKSSTTSEIVSLRESAPLATLVTSPPVTQDRSQASSLAVTQDRSQASSPPVTQDRSQASSLAVTQDRSPSSPPVTQDRSQASSLAVTQDRSPSSPAVTQHRSPPLSAQLSPPNLNALLLPDRCRARLRKIHDVDVVKEKEFTRIRVGSSRSLVQCGNLIEETVNWINLDVTMGLSSVLTINGMIKSGKSTWLNDVLPGLIKEHSKFGVNSNHPAIIWKLNLDKLNCSTPGRLMVGIIQEMNDLAEELHLKLPDRSTIRKNSADYKNLLGRSSDGGDYLMDLLKGLEALTAELEHPLFILIDEVQRFFFWPEKDGGLDKDKVKTMRWVYKNLVTFGEREPPKVRFAVTGSCMMAALMNIYQCPVNGTNITLHQLDLPCSVPTVALDALCDSLPSPLLEKEIKNFCSRSPALMIHLMQKFFVRKKATACIDPVSKFCFGEIEMKIATELRVEVFPLLQDLDRNGRLLLRSLGLDSQGVPRSALSNRYDFKGLYEHLEPFLRPIQTVSLEVDEAEGESASTPEEEHVYVAYVPFQAFVTSAISSSGVLAESQETCKNDLYYHLFRSVMLDFGERLNNEIGAGTANSGDSPLNNPLDDIVKQCKNAGLSLDDLKTCSLCDYIEGLEECVLRKVGGGISKKYSLLKNHLPKRLNHRDACRSIFVALRNVLIHTATEEEKLKKLLPLLPFTFFKTLSLIRIGCEDAKALERVQLAREEEERARLAREEEERARQKDDENGSVEVKEEGRKKKRVAKPAKKQNRPEKQGEGGSVEKTAATNAGTTPTRVEPDGKDAFTQETTPTRVEAPTRVKADGKEDFAQETTPTRVEEQRERDG, encoded by the exons ATGAGCGAACTCAGCGACCGTGTAGGAAATCGAATAAGCGTGATCTCGAAATCGCAGGAACGCTTCGAGGGCATCTTACGCGCAATCGATTCCAATGCGCAGACGGTGACCCTCTCTGAAG TCAAGTTTCACGGCACAGAGAATCGCTTTGTCGACAAAAGACGTCCAACCGTTTCAGTCAAGTCTGCCGTCTTTGACAAGGCcgacctcgtcgtcttcgagccGCCTCGCAAAAAatcttcgacgacttcagAAATCGTATCCCTAAGAGAATCAGCTCCTCTCGCGACGCTCGTCACGTCGCCCCCCGTGACTCAGGATCGTTCGCAGgcttcgtcgctcgccgtGACTCAGGATCGTTCGCAGGCTTCGTCGCCCCCCGTGACTCAGGATCGTTCGCAGgcttcgtcgctcgccgtGACTCAGGatcgttcgccgtcgtcgccccCCGTGACTCAGGATCGTTCGCAGgcttcgtcgctcgccgtGACTCAGGAtcgttcgccttcgtcgcccgCCGTGACTCAGCATCGTTCGCCGCCTTTGTCGGCGCagctttcgccgccgaatcTAAACGC GCTATTGTTACCCGATCGATGCCGAGCTCGtttgagaaaaattcatgacgtcgacgttgtcaAAGAGAAGGAATTCACGCGAATCCGTGTTGGATCTTCACGCAGTCTCGTTCAATGCGGCAATTTGATTGAGGAGACAGTGAATTGGATAAATCTCGATGTCACAATGGGTTTGTCCTCAGTCCTCACTATAAACGGGATGATAAAATCAG GAAAATCGACGTGGTTGAACGACGTTTTGCCGGGCCTCATCAAAGAACACTCAAAGTTTGGGGTCAATTCAAATCACCCGGCAATAATTTGGAAACTGAATCTTGATAAGCTGAATTGTTCCACTCCTGGTCGTTTGATGGTGGGCATAATTCAGGAAATGAACGATCTGGCCGAAGAGCTGCATCTCAAGCTTCCCGATCGATCCACTATCAGAAAAAACTCAGCTGATTATAAAAACCTTCTGGGACGCAGCAGCGACGGGGGAGACTATCTAATGGATCTCTTAAAAGGCTTAGAAGCTCTGACAGCTGAGTTGGAGCATCCTCTCTTCATCCTTATCGATGAAGTGCaacggtttttcttttggccGGAAAAGGACGGAGGTCTTGACAAGGATAAGGTGAAGACCATGAGATGGGTCTATAAAAATCTTGTCACCtttggagagagagagcctCCGAAAGTCCGCTTTGCTGTAACCGGGTCATGCATGATGGCAGCTCTGATGAATATTTATCAATGTCCTGTGAATGGGACAAATATCACTCTTCATCAATTGGATCTTCCTTGCAGTGTTCCCACCGTAGCGCTTGACGCGTTGTGCGATTCCTTACCAAGCCCTTTGttggaaaaggaaataaagAATTTCTGCAGTCGCTCTCCAGCGCTAATGATCCATCTTATGCAGAAGTTCTTCGTTCGGAAAAAGGCAACTGCTTGTATCGACCCTGTCAGCAAGTTCTGTTTCGGCGAaattgaaatgaaaattgCGACGGAACTTCGGGTAGAGGTTTTTCCTTTGCTGCAAGATCTTGACAGGAACGGCCGATTGCTCCTACGAAGCTTGGGGCTTGATTCTCAAGGCGTTCCAAGATCCGCGCTATCCAATAGATATGATTTTAAAGGCTTGTATGAGCATTTAGAGCCGTTTTTGAGACCAATTCAGACCGTTTCATTGGAGGTTGACGAAGCAGAGGGAgagagcgcgtcgacgccggaagAAGAGCACGTCTATGTGGCTTATGTTCCGTTTCAGGCTTTCGTTACCTCTGCTATCTCATCATCTGGGGTTCTCGCTGAATCGCAAGAAACCTGCAAGAACGATCTCTACTATCATCTATTTCGCTCCGTCATGTTGGATTTTGGGGAACGTCTCAATAACGAAATTGGTGCGGGAACAGCCAATAGTGGCGACTCTCCTTTGAACAATCCTCTCGATGATATTGTCAAACAGTGCAAAAACGCGGGGCTTTCTTTGGACGATTTAAAAACCTGCTCGTTATGTGATTATATCGAGGGGTTGGAGGAATGCGTCCTTCGCAAGGTTGGAGGAGGGATTTCCAAGAAGTATTCACTATTGAAAAATCATCTCCCAAAGAGGCTCAATCATCGCGATGCGTGCAGAAGCATATTTGTTGCACTGAGGAATGTTTTAATACATACTGCAACggaggaagaaaaactgAAGAAACTGTTGCCGCTGCTTCCGTTTACGTTTTTCAAAACTCTGTCACTTATTCGCATTGGTTGTGAGGATGCCAAGGCACTAGAACGTGTTCAACTGGCTCGTGAAGAGGAGGAACGTGCTCGACTGGCTCGTGAAGAGGAGGAACGTGCTAGACAGAAAGACGATGAAAACGGAAGCGTTGAAGTCAAAGAGGAGGGACGCAAGAAGAAACGCGTTGCGAAGCCCGCTAAAAAGCAAAATCGCCCTGAAAAGCAAGGGGAAGGGGGCTCTGTCGAGAAGACGGCTGCTACGAATGCTGGAACGACTCCTACGCGTGTCGAACCGGACGGAAAAGATGCTTTCACTCAGGAGACGACTCCTACGCGTGTCGAAGCTCCTACGCGTGTCAAAGCGGATGGAAAAGAGGATTTTGCTCAGGAGACGACTCCGACGCGTGTCGAAGAGCAACGGGAACGGGACGGCTGA
- the LOC136195481 gene encoding LOW QUALITY PROTEIN: beta-lactamase-like protein 3 (The sequence of the model RefSeq protein was modified relative to this genomic sequence to represent the inferred CDS: inserted 1 base in 1 codon) yields the protein MIRLFLSLCCTVSLSFGLCPLLPDVVSLDVDAFADLARDLDAEVEKIVDPAKPSVSIGLVYNQSLIFSKGYGKINVTGSPTGQTGFRIGSLTKIFTVIWLLQLRDANKLDIDDPVTKYLPNFKINNPFRSRRNVTLRQLACHMGGLAREVPCPGTYDAGCKLSFAEIYDNIANSSLVYPPGRMPSYSNMGFALLGRALEAYVKTSWEDWIYDDIAKPMNMSNTGAXFTSSAVKNLAVGYIDNKEAGLVDIGWEAPAGQMYSSVDDLSKLLMMIFRDRLEYGGVAGQILDGETLREWMEPTYMNVDGTGFGLPWELYPIGKPVANYTVRTKSGAINGYRARFYFLHEIKTGFVFLQASEDSVQESRLSDLLVDFLFRVEGVLWRVQTFPIIPKTILEISPWEWNKKRILIKIISLNAMKFLRGLWGDGHQFDLIYSSRDVFMMTLRYVAHSCDAENDGDQQLVYFARSPKTNHVTSFRIPGWDYDATYNLKKLAD from the exons ATGATTCGACTTTTCTTATCGCTGTGTTGCAcggtttcgctttcttttggaCTCTGCCCACTTCTGCCCGACGTCGTTTcacttgacgtcgacgctttcgctGATCTAGCGCGCGATCTCGACGCAGAAgtcgagaaaatcgtcgatccGGCGAAACCGAGCGTTTCCATTGGCCTCGTTTATAACCAGTCGCTAATCTTCTCAAAAGGATACGGAAAAATCAACGTCACag GATCGCCAACCGGTCAAACGGGCTTTCGCATCGGCAGTCTAACGAAAATCTTCACAGTGATTTGGTTGCTACAGCTACGCGACGCAAACAAACTCGATATCGACGACCCCGTCACGAAATACCTCCcaaatttcaaaatcaataacccgtttcgaagtcgacgcaACGTCACGCTACGCCAACTGGCGTGCCACATGGGAGGCCTCGCGCGCGAGGTTCCCTGTCCGGGCACGTATGACGCCGGATGCAAGCTCTCGTTCGCCGAAATCTACGACAACATCGCGAACTCGTCTCTCGTCTATCCTCCCGGACGAATGCCATCCTATTCGAACATGGGATTCGCTTTGCTGGGACGTGCGCTCGAGGCGTATGTGAAAACGTCGTGGGAGGACTGGATTTATGACGATATAGCAAAGCCAATGAATATGAGCAATACAGGGG CGTTCACTTCGTCCGCGGTGAAGAACCTCGCTGTTGGGTACATAGATAATAAAGAGGCGGGGCTAGTTGATATAGGATGGGAAGCGCCCGCCGGGCAAATGTATTCGTCTGTGGACGACTTGTCTAAGTTACTGATGATGATCTTTCGAGACCGTTTGGAATATGGGGGCGTGGCCGGGCAGATATTAGACGGGGAAACGTTGAGGGAGTGGATGGAACCGACGTATATGAACGTCGACGGGACGGGCTTCGGTCTCCCTTGGGAATTGTATCCGATAGGGAAACCCGTGGCTAATTATACGGTTAGGACGAAGTCGGGCGCGATTAATGGCTATCGAGCAAGATTCTATTTTCTG catGAGATTAAGACTGGGTTCGTGTTCTTGCAAGCGTCCGAGGATTCCGTTCAAGAGTCTCGGTTGAGCGATCTCTTGGTCGACTTTCTATTTCGCGTCGAAGGGGTTCTATGGCGAGTCCAAACATTTCCGATCATCCCGAAGACTATACTGGAAATTTCGCCTTGGGAATGGAACAAGAAACGG ATTttgattaaaataatttctctCAATGCCATGAAGTTTCTACGTGGACTATGGGGCGACGGGCATCAATTCGACCTAATTtattcgtcacgtgacgtattTATGATGACGCTACGCTACGTCGCGCACAGTTGCGACGcggaaaacgacggcgaccaGCAACTCGTCTATTTCGCTCGTTCTCCTAAAACGAATCACGTGACGAGCTTTCGAATTCCTGGGTGGGATTACGACGCTACGTATAATTTAAAAAAGCTTGCAGATTAG